A window of Elgaria multicarinata webbii isolate HBS135686 ecotype San Diego chromosome 2, rElgMul1.1.pri, whole genome shotgun sequence contains these coding sequences:
- the TMEM37 gene encoding voltage-dependent calcium channel gamma-like subunit, protein MTAISVQAQWLLARRRPKRSFFETFIRSLIILCVAIAIVLSSIAVCDGHWLFAKGKLFGLWHFCTIGNNSALKCVTNLTLANVRGINIGMTLARSMVAFAVVVAIFGLELLMVSQVCEDINSRRKWSMGSVLILFSFLLSSTGVLSFLILLRDYITFTGFTLTYWCEFIAAFLFFLNGISGLHLNSITFPWNRIRKN, encoded by the coding sequence GCCCAGTGGTTACTTGCCCGCAGAAGACCAAAGAGATCATTTTTTGAGACGTTTATCAGGAGTCTCATTATCCTCTGTGTTGCAATAGCAATTGTCCTGTCATCCATTGCAGTATGTGACGGCCACTGGCTTTTTGCTAAAGGAAAGCTCTTTGGATTGTGGCACTTCTGCACCATTGGGAATAACAGTGCCCTGAAATGTGTCACCAACCTCACTTTGGCCAACGTCAGAGGGATAAACATAGGAATGACACTTGCAAGAAGTATGGTGGCTTTTGCTGTGGTTGTAGCCATCTTTGGCTTGGAACTTCTCATGGTCTCCCAAGTCTGTGAAGACATCAACTCAAGAAGGAAGTGGTCCATGGGATCAGTTCTCATTCTCTTCTCATTTCTGCTCTCATCCACTGGAGTTTTGAGCTTCTTAATTCTTCTGAGGGACTACATCACCTTCACAGGCTTTACGTTAACCTACTGGTGTGAGTTCATTGCtgccttccttttcttccttaatggaatcAGTGGACTTCACCTTAACAGCATAACATTCCCTTGGAACAGAATAAGAAAAAATTAA